The window CACCTTCTTCTTCGGCATGGGCTACTTCTTCTATACGGGCAGGCATTTCCGCTCGGGTACGGCGGTAAATACAGTATACTTTTTTACAACCCAAGCGATAACCCATTCTTGCGGCGTCCATCGCAACATTTCCGCCTCCTATTACCGCCAATGTTTCCGCTTCGTAAAGAGGAGTATCTGAGTGTGAAGCATCATAGGCTTTCATCAAATTGGCTCGAGTTAAATACTCGTTTGCACTGAAAACGCCTATCAGATTTTCTCCTTCTATTCCCATAAATTTCGGTAAACCTGCCCCGGTTCCTATAAAGGCCGCATCAAAGCCGTCTTCTTTTAAGAGCTGTTCCAAAGTTTCCGTTCTTCCTACTAAAAAGTTGGTTTTAAATTCGACTCCCATTTTTTCGAGGTTTTCAACTTCTTTTGCAACAATTTCTTTAGGCAAGCGGAACTCTGGTATTCCGTATACCATAACACCGCCCGTTTTATGAAAGGCTTCAAAAACGGTAACGGAGTGTCCGGCTCTTCGGGTATCGGCGGCTACGGTTAGACCGGCGGGGCCTGAACCTATAATCGCAACTTTTTTCCCCGTTTCGGGAGCAATTTCGGGTACGGTAATTTTATTATTATTTCTTTCCCAGTCGGCGACAAAGCGTTCAAGCCGCCCTATTGCAACCGCCTGTTCGGGAGATTTTAACATTTTTCCTATAGTACAAAAGGCTTGACACTGCTTTTCCTGCGGACAAACACGGCCGCAAATTGCAGGCAAAAGATTGGTTGTTTTTATAACATCAACGGCTTTTTTATAATCGCCCTTTTGAATTTCCGCAATAAATTCCGGAATCGGAACACCTACGGGACAGCCTTTTACACAGGGGCGGTTTTTGCAGTTTAAACAGCGAGCCGCTTCAACTTCCGCCTGTTCGTTAGTATAGCCAATCGCAACTTCGTCCATAATAGCAGCCCTCTTATGAGGGTCGAGGGTAGGCATATCTTGCAACGGAATTTGAGTT is drawn from Treponema pedis and contains these coding sequences:
- the gltA gene encoding NADPH-dependent glutamate synthase — its product is MENTNCENRAGHLTYDELSEKAKKLWNDLKDKTLTPKERTQIPLQDMPTLDPHKRAAIMDEVAIGYTNEQAEVEAARCLNCKNRPCVKGCPVGVPIPEFIAEIQKGDYKKAVDVIKTTNLLPAICGRVCPQEKQCQAFCTIGKMLKSPEQAVAIGRLERFVADWERNNNKITVPEIAPETGKKVAIIGSGPAGLTVAADTRRAGHSVTVFEAFHKTGGVMVYGIPEFRLPKEIVAKEVENLEKMGVEFKTNFLVGRTETLEQLLKEDGFDAAFIGTGAGLPKFMGIEGENLIGVFSANEYLTRANLMKAYDASHSDTPLYEAETLAVIGGGNVAMDAARMGYRLGCKKVYCIYRRTRAEMPARIEEVAHAEEEGVEFCFLQNPTRIIGDKDGKVCAIEVLDYELGEPDESGRRKPVAKPGTEHQIKIDAVIVALGNDSNPLMAQTSHGLEVTKKGNIVVDESQKTSIEGVWAGGDIVLGAATVILAMGEGRKAAAAINEYLKTK